A genomic window from Desulfuribacillus stibiiarsenatis includes:
- a CDS encoding PhoH family protein, protein MGKIYVLDTNVLLQDPGALFSFQEHEVVIPAVVIEEVDGKKRLQDELGRSARQVSRQLDRLREQGSLIEGVKLPHGGTIRVELNHKNIDKVKDLFLEINNDNRILAVALNLLLEESCNASPKSVILVSMDAIVRIKADVLGLKAEDYKNEKVVDYHLLYPGFSEFVISNECLNKYYTEKKLVKSELEEDMGESEVALFPNQMVILKNALLPNQSAIVKYNATKQSLEPFQLLREHVWGIYPRNAQQKMALELLLDDNISLVTITGKAGTGKTLISLAAGLYKTEDERKYNKVLVARPIIPFGKDIGFLPGEKQDKLRPWMQPIFDNLELLFNKRQKDIEDIVASINIEVEALTYIRGRSIPNQYIIIDEAQNLSKHEVKTIITRVGANSKIILLGDPEQIDNPYLDSTNNGLTYVVEKFKYEHISGHISLLKGERSELARLASHLL, encoded by the coding sequence TTGGGAAAAATCTATGTCCTTGATACGAATGTATTACTTCAAGATCCTGGAGCCCTTTTTTCATTTCAAGAACATGAGGTAGTCATACCAGCAGTTGTAATAGAAGAAGTTGACGGCAAAAAAAGACTACAAGACGAACTTGGGAGAAGTGCTCGGCAAGTATCTAGACAATTAGATCGATTACGTGAACAAGGTTCTTTAATAGAAGGGGTCAAGCTTCCGCATGGAGGAACGATAAGAGTTGAGTTAAATCACAAGAATATCGATAAAGTAAAAGATTTATTTTTAGAAATAAACAATGATAATCGAATTCTTGCTGTTGCACTTAATTTATTGCTAGAGGAGTCCTGTAACGCATCTCCTAAATCAGTCATTCTAGTAAGTATGGATGCTATAGTACGAATTAAAGCTGACGTGTTAGGGCTTAAAGCGGAAGACTATAAAAATGAAAAAGTAGTAGACTATCATTTACTTTACCCGGGATTCTCCGAGTTTGTGATTTCTAATGAATGCTTAAATAAATATTATACAGAAAAAAAACTAGTTAAATCTGAGTTAGAAGAAGACATGGGGGAATCAGAGGTAGCGCTTTTTCCTAACCAAATGGTAATTCTAAAAAATGCCCTGTTACCGAATCAATCAGCCATCGTGAAATACAATGCCACCAAACAATCTCTTGAACCGTTTCAACTGTTGAGAGAACATGTGTGGGGAATATATCCGAGAAATGCTCAACAAAAGATGGCATTGGAACTTTTGTTAGATGATAACATTTCCTTAGTTACAATCACAGGTAAGGCAGGAACAGGGAAGACATTAATATCATTAGCAGCTGGATTATACAAGACGGAAGATGAGCGAAAATATAATAAAGTGTTGGTAGCAAGACCGATTATTCCGTTTGGCAAAGACATCGGGTTTTTACCAGGAGAGAAACAGGATAAGCTAAGGCCGTGGATGCAGCCAATTTTTGATAACCTTGAGCTGCTTTTTAATAAAAGGCAGAAGGATATAGAAGACATTGTTGCCAGTATTAATATCGAAGTGGAAGCGCTTACCTATATTCGCGGAAGAAGCATACCGAATCAATATATCATAATAGATGAAGCCCAAAACTTATCAAAGCACGAAGTCAAAACTATTATTACACGTGTTGGAGCCAACAGCAAAATTATTCTACTTGGTGATCCAGAACAAATTGATAACCCATACTTAGATTCAACAAACAATGGACTTACATATGTTGTAGAAAAATTTAAATACGAGCACATCTCTGGCCACATATCCTTATTAAAAGGGGAACGTTCAGAGTTAGCGCGCTTAGCATCACATTTATTATAG
- a CDS encoding [Fe-Fe] hydrogenase large subunit C-terminal domain-containing protein, translating into MKSYDNSLFDVEIDESHLDCLLNPDKQKPVLRLAECSCSDEMRKVCDKVCFFEALSRDEYGNVAIHENCCTGCHDCVGDCKSKNLIGKKEVLPIFELINNTDDPVYAMIAPAFVSQFSDAMTQGKLRSAFKKLGFAGMVEVSLFADILTLKEAIEFDHHIKNEDDFLLTSCCCPMWIGMIKKVYGELVPHMPPSVSPMVASGRAIKKLIPNAKTVFIGPCIAKRAEAKEPDVKDAVDYVLTFQEIQEVFEAVEIKPEELEEDLKDHSSTAGRKYARTGGVSEAVQNTLNRLNPDRSIPLRSFQANGIMECKSLLKDIQTGNIKANFLEGMGCVGGCVGGGKALVDKDRATKYVNTYGDEATYKTPVDNPYVIALLKRLGFHSFESLLEPNPIFTRTFLTEKK; encoded by the coding sequence ATGAAATCTTATGATAATTCTTTATTTGATGTTGAAATTGATGAGTCCCATCTTGATTGTTTGCTAAATCCTGATAAACAAAAACCGGTTTTGCGTTTAGCAGAGTGTTCATGTTCCGATGAAATGCGTAAAGTTTGTGATAAGGTTTGCTTTTTTGAAGCATTATCACGTGATGAATACGGAAATGTTGCCATTCATGAAAATTGCTGTACAGGCTGTCATGATTGTGTAGGAGACTGCAAAAGTAAAAATCTGATTGGGAAAAAGGAAGTTTTACCAATCTTCGAACTTATCAATAATACAGATGATCCTGTATATGCGATGATTGCACCAGCATTCGTCAGTCAGTTTAGTGACGCTATGACACAAGGTAAGTTAAGGAGTGCATTCAAAAAATTAGGCTTTGCAGGTATGGTTGAAGTTTCTTTGTTTGCTGATATTCTAACATTAAAGGAAGCGATAGAGTTTGACCATCACATCAAGAATGAAGATGACTTCTTATTAACAAGTTGCTGTTGCCCAATGTGGATAGGTATGATTAAGAAAGTGTATGGAGAATTAGTTCCTCATATGCCTCCCTCTGTTTCACCAATGGTAGCAAGTGGCCGCGCTATTAAAAAACTAATCCCGAATGCGAAAACTGTATTTATCGGGCCATGCATTGCAAAAAGGGCAGAAGCAAAAGAACCAGATGTCAAGGATGCGGTCGATTACGTACTAACTTTCCAAGAGATTCAAGAAGTCTTTGAGGCAGTAGAAATCAAACCAGAAGAGCTAGAAGAAGATTTAAAAGACCATTCTTCGACTGCTGGACGAAAATACGCAAGAACAGGTGGAGTAAGTGAGGCGGTTCAGAATACTTTAAACCGTTTAAATCCTGATCGTTCGATTCCGTTGCGCTCTTTCCAAGCCAATGGAATCATGGAATGTAAATCCCTCCTAAAAGACATTCAAACTGGAAATATTAAAGCTAACTTCTTAGAAGGAATGGGATGTGTTGGCGGATGCGTTGGAGGAGGAAAGGCATTAGTTGATAAAGACCGAGCGACTAAATATGTCAATACATACGGCGATGAAGCTACCTATAAAACACCCGTTGATAATCCTTACGTGATTGCATTATTAAAGCGTTTAGGGTTTCACTCGTTTGAAAGCTTACTGGAACCAAATCCAATTTTCACACGTACTTTTTTGACTGAAAAGAAGTAA
- a CDS encoding ABC transporter substrate-binding protein, producing the protein MKITKQILSLALIMFLTMVLIACEIEEKPVSQSEDKQILRIATLKGPTGMGMVQLIENNLHGKTQLHYDITLYDSPDAMIGKIVNGEVDIAAVPSNVALLLYNRTNGAVQLAGVNTLGVLYVLENGQKIQTVEDLKGNQIGISGKGATPDFITRYILEQNGIKPDEDVQLEFKLEHADLATAMAAGDVKIAVLPQPHVTTAIAKNPQIRVALDLNQQWSSSTGGNILPMGSIVVQKSIAQSNPELIHTFLEEYNQSVTFVNEQMDLAAEWMEKHNILPKKEIARKAIPDSNIVLMKAVDAKPYLEHYYQTLFDYEPKSVGGKLADEGFYFQ; encoded by the coding sequence TTGAAAATCACAAAACAAATCTTGTCTTTAGCACTAATTATGTTTCTTACAATGGTACTGATTGCTTGTGAAATTGAAGAAAAGCCGGTTTCTCAAAGCGAGGATAAACAAATTCTTCGAATTGCTACCTTAAAAGGACCCACTGGAATGGGGATGGTACAGCTTATCGAGAATAATCTACATGGGAAAACACAGTTACATTATGACATTACTTTATATGATAGTCCCGACGCAATGATTGGAAAGATAGTTAACGGTGAAGTTGATATAGCAGCAGTACCGTCGAATGTAGCATTGCTTTTATATAATCGTACAAATGGTGCTGTGCAACTGGCAGGCGTGAACACACTAGGGGTATTATATGTACTTGAGAATGGTCAAAAGATTCAAACAGTAGAAGACTTGAAAGGCAATCAAATCGGTATTAGTGGGAAAGGAGCAACTCCCGATTTCATCACTCGTTATATACTAGAGCAAAATGGAATAAAACCTGATGAGGATGTACAATTAGAGTTCAAATTAGAGCATGCGGATTTAGCAACGGCTATGGCAGCTGGTGATGTGAAGATCGCTGTATTGCCGCAACCGCATGTTACAACGGCGATAGCTAAAAATCCTCAAATTCGCGTTGCATTAGATTTAAATCAACAATGGTCGTCATCTACAGGAGGAAATATCTTACCAATGGGTAGTATAGTAGTCCAAAAATCTATCGCTCAGTCGAATCCCGAGCTAATTCATACATTCTTAGAAGAATATAACCAGTCTGTGACTTTTGTTAACGAGCAAATGGATTTAGCTGCAGAATGGATGGAAAAGCATAACATCCTCCCAAAGAAAGAAATAGCACGTAAGGCGATTCCTGATTCTAATATTGTTTTAATGAAAGCAGTTGATGCAAAACCATATCTGGAACACTATTATCAAACGCTTTTTGACTATGAACCTAAGTCCGTAGGAGGAAAATTAGCAGATGAGGGTTTCTACTTCCAATAG
- a CDS encoding ABC transporter permease: MRVSTSNSRSKYSRFLYITSIGMFWISLWYLLHVYIQKELYLPAPIDVIIRITDLIVKQSFWISIGSTMFRVLVGILLSLTVGTAFGIIASFNRVFYDLLFPFVSAIKSTPVMSFIILALLWFSSSNVPIFICFLMCFPIVYSNVIEGIRNTDRTLVEMAKVYGVTKKKILSKIFLPSIRPYILAAVSTTLGLGWKVSVAAEVLSHPRFGIGSNIFNAKVYLDSVELFAWTFVVIILSVCLESLFQKVMKVKYLRGNDNIV, encoded by the coding sequence ATGAGGGTTTCTACTTCCAATAGCAGATCGAAATATTCTCGATTCTTATATATTACGAGCATTGGAATGTTCTGGATATCCCTCTGGTATCTATTACACGTATATATACAGAAGGAATTATACTTACCTGCACCAATTGATGTAATAATTAGAATAACAGATCTTATTGTAAAACAATCTTTCTGGATTTCAATAGGCTCTACCATGTTTCGGGTCCTTGTTGGCATTTTACTTTCTTTGACGGTCGGAACAGCATTTGGTATTATCGCTAGCTTTAATCGAGTATTTTACGACTTATTGTTTCCATTTGTTTCAGCGATTAAATCAACACCTGTAATGTCGTTTATAATCCTAGCGTTGCTTTGGTTTTCATCGTCGAATGTACCAATTTTCATATGCTTTTTAATGTGTTTTCCAATTGTTTATTCAAATGTGATTGAGGGCATTCGCAATACAGACCGTACTCTAGTGGAAATGGCTAAGGTTTATGGAGTAACAAAGAAGAAAATATTGTCTAAGATATTTCTACCTTCCATACGACCATATATTTTAGCTGCTGTTTCCACTACCTTAGGACTTGGCTGGAAAGTCAGTGTTGCAGCAGAAGTTCTCAGTCATCCAAGGTTCGGAATCGGTTCTAACATTTTTAATGCAAAAGTATATCTTGACTCAGTAGAATTGTTCGCATGGACTTTCGTTGTCATTATTCTTAGCGTATGCTTAGAAAGTCTATTTCAAAAAGTAATGAAAGTAAAATACCTAAGGGGTAACGATAATATTGTATGA
- a CDS encoding ATP-binding cassette domain-containing protein, with product MNNQSQLSLESKDRTLNIVLSKKTYNHVSVIEETSVSLPFGYTHCFFGPSGCGKTTFLLEIVQYLKNPKNNRIELKTPTISCIFQEDRLLPWLTLLENILFVTDKSNSKPACVPVDFILDIVGLLEFKHYYPNQLSGGMKRRVAIARALAYDGEIFIMDEPFKGLDQGIKTQIINYMKETFTSQGKTVLFVTHDDLEVKDFADYQYICEGPPFRIIETKKI from the coding sequence ATGAATAATCAATCGCAGTTATCATTAGAGAGTAAAGATAGAACATTGAACATCGTCTTGTCCAAAAAAACATACAATCATGTGAGTGTAATCGAAGAAACTTCGGTTTCGCTTCCATTTGGTTATACACATTGTTTTTTTGGCCCATCAGGATGCGGCAAGACAACATTTCTACTTGAAATTGTACAGTATCTAAAGAACCCCAAAAATAATCGTATAGAATTAAAGACTCCAACTATATCGTGTATTTTTCAAGAGGACCGCTTACTACCGTGGCTTACGCTTTTAGAAAATATCTTATTTGTTACTGATAAATCTAACAGTAAACCTGCCTGTGTACCAGTGGATTTTATCTTAGATATTGTTGGCTTACTGGAATTTAAGCATTACTATCCCAATCAACTAAGTGGAGGAATGAAACGAAGGGTAGCAATTGCTAGGGCATTAGCATATGACGGTGAAATATTTATCATGGATGAGCCGTTTAAAGGACTTGATCAAGGGATTAAAACTCAAATTATAAACTACATGAAAGAAACCTTTACTTCTCAAGGAAAAACTGTGCTGTTTGTAACCCATGATGACCTTGAAGTAAAGGATTTTGCAGATTATCAGTATATTTGTGAGGGACCTCCATTTAGAATTATAGAGACGAAGAAAATTTGA
- a CDS encoding ferredoxin, with the protein MKATVDQDLCISCGACIDICSEVFDWNDDGKAHVKSNEISSDLEDSVREASESCPTDAIPIS; encoded by the coding sequence ATGAAAGCAACTGTAGATCAAGATTTATGTATTAGTTGTGGTGCGTGCATTGATATTTGTTCCGAAGTGTTTGATTGGAATGATGACGGTAAAGCGCATGTAAAATCTAATGAAATATCTTCAGATTTAGAAGACAGTGTTCGTGAAGCTTCGGAATCCTGTCCTACTGACGCGATTCCTATTAGTTAA
- a CDS encoding hydrolase, producing the protein MLSTQDTVLVVIDIQEKLVKAMKDQELLIQNVQKMIQGAQVLEIPIIALEQYPEGIGATVPEITALVPDWSAISKNCFNCGASEEFINTLTAYNRKQVLLVGIEAHICVYQTALDLKQRGYDVEVVIDAISSRTELNLELAIDKLSNKGIGVTSVEMSLFELLGKAEGEQFKKILKIIK; encoded by the coding sequence ATGCTATCTACGCAAGATACAGTATTGGTAGTGATTGATATTCAAGAAAAGTTAGTAAAAGCAATGAAAGATCAAGAGCTACTTATTCAAAATGTACAGAAAATGATTCAAGGAGCACAGGTATTAGAAATACCTATTATTGCGTTAGAGCAATACCCAGAAGGGATAGGTGCAACAGTACCGGAAATTACTGCTTTAGTTCCAGATTGGTCGGCAATATCGAAGAACTGTTTTAACTGTGGGGCTAGCGAGGAATTTATAAATACATTAACTGCTTATAATAGAAAACAAGTATTATTAGTTGGCATAGAAGCTCATATATGTGTGTATCAGACGGCATTGGACTTAAAACAACGGGGATATGACGTAGAAGTAGTAATTGATGCTATTTCATCAAGGACTGAACTAAATTTAGAGCTAGCAATTGATAAATTAAGTAACAAGGGAATAGGGGTTACAAGCGTAGAAATGTCATTGTTTGAGTTGTTAGGTAAAGCCGAAGGAGAACAGTTTAAAAAGATTCTAAAAATTATAAAATAA